TGGAGGAATTCAAATTGCCTATGGTCAaattacatgcacacacacgacaTGCGCCACAATCAATAAAAGAAAGTAAAGCATTGCGCATACCTTTTCCCTTTGGTGCGGTTTGGAGACCCGCGTGTGTGGAATGATCTTTGCAGCATACACTTTGCCTGATGCCAAATCTGTGAATTCATAACATTTGGCAAATCCTCCCTATGGACAGAGAAGTGTCAGATCGGTAAATCAACAAAGATGTACTGAAAATGGACCAGCGGATCGATGTAGCCTGACGCTCAATATCTCACAGCCATTGGTGTAATTGCATGGACCCACATCGAAACAGTTTACACCAATAACGTGATAAATCATAATATTATCATCAATCAAAATGGCTTGCAATAGGCTACTGCAAATGATAACATGAATGTACAACAACTTTTTTTCCCTGGACAATAATGgaattgttttttgttttttttaagacTCAGACAGGTAGAATTCCTAACCAATCTGTTGAAATGAATTTACCTTGCCCAGAACTTTTCCTCGGCAATAGCATTTCCCCTTCGTTGGATCCGTAATAATCCGTGACAACTCTTGTGTGGCTTGAATTTGCTCCTCTGACTTCTTCCTCTTGATCTCGGAGGGCTTGTTCACCGAGTGTTCACACATGGTGGGTTGGTGAGCGATACTCCTGAGTATATCCATGTCTACTCTACAGTGAGAGAGACTTGCTGCATTTGATGTGGAACGCTGAACAGTCGCTCCGAGCTTTATAAAGGAGTGTCCGCCCCTAACAATCGACGTCACACAGTATGGCTCTCCGCCGAGGGGGTGAAAGTGTGATATGACTTCAAACCATGTTCAACAAATCGGTGTTGAAGAACGCACGCAACAACACCTCTGCCTAGCAAACTCGTAGGTATAATATCCATACTGTGAGACAAGCTGCTCCATATGAAAATACACATATGCGCAAATCATAGCGTTCCTAATATAATGTTCGTTAAATAtgtcaaatgtatatatatataatatcagaaAATCTCGGGTACAATCCCATCTCTAGTTATCAAACTGAAACgtttatcaattcaattcaaggggctttattggcatgggaaacatgtgttaacattgccaaagcaagtgaggtagataatatatacaaaagtgaaataaacaataaaaaaaatatcacCACCTTCAGATGATGATAAATGATGGTGCCAAATAAGAGACCGAGATGTTGGGCTACTATAGTCCCTAATAAATAAAACACTTACACGGATTATAAAAAAACACCACCTTTTCTTTAGCATATGTGTATTCAATAGGAACCCTTCTGATAGTTTGGAGGGGTGAGGACGCCACCCAGTGGAACTCAACGGGTCTTCCATACATATTGTGTGCCTCGTTATGATGATGATCAGTGTGAAAAGAACAGATAGAGGCCTAgacaatatgtatttttttaacaaTTATTGCTCAGCCAAATTACAATATGACAATCAGTTGTATATAAAGTTTACATAATTTCACACAAATCAAATATTCTACTGTTTGATCACAAAACATGAATAAATACCATGTTTTTCTATTATTTAAAATGTACtgtcttaatataataatatatcttATGTCTTTCTACTACAACCCACCACCCACCTGCATTGGTCAGTGTGTGAATATAAATACACTGTATAATAGCTAGTGGCATGACATCATGTGACCAACCTAAATGCAGGAGGTGTGTGACAGTTTCACACTTTCTTTTCATACCAAATCCAGAGGTGGTTGGTTGAAAGGGAAGTAGCTATATAAGACCATTAGAAACTCCAGTCGTCTTGCTTTACTGTCGAAGTAATCTACTGCAAGGTAAGACGCATTTAACTGTTCTATAATCTTGTTACTATTGTAGTAGTACTATACTTTCACTGTATTGTTACAGTGGGTTAACATGATCTACTTTTCTACGGTAGCTTTTACGTTTGTGCGTTGAAATCTATATATTTAAGACCTGATCACTGGAAGGGAGTGGCAGGTAACCTTGTGGTTAaaagctttgggccagtaactgaaaggttgctggttcaaatccctgatctGTCTAGATGAAAAACATGCCGATGTGCCCaccctaattgctctggataagagtgatTGGTAAAATGTAGATGTATCCTTATCTAAGTCctgaaaatataaatatatgacatttagcagacacttttatccaaagcaaataaaagtcatgtgtgcatacattctttttatgtatgggtggccccgggaatcaaacccacaaccctggcggtgccagcaccatgctctaccaactgagccatacaggaccaccCCAATTTAAATCCTGATAACTAGAAACATACACATTTTATGTCCTGATAACTAGAAACATCCCTATTGATATCCTGATAACTAGAAACATCCCTATTGATATCCTGATAACTAGAAACATCCCTATTGATATCCTGATAACTAGAAACATCCCTATTGATATCCTGATAACTAGAAACATCCCTATTGATATCCTGATAACTAGAAACATCCCTATTGATATCCTGATAACTAGAAACATCCCTATTTATATCCCAATAACTAGAAACATCCTGATAACTAGAAACATCCCTATTTATATCCTGATAACTAGAAACATCCCTATTTATATCCCAATAACTAGAAACATCCTGATAACTAGAAACATCCCTATTTATATCCTGATAACTAGAAACATCCCTATTGATATCCTGATAACTAGAAACATCCCTATTGATATCCTGATAACTAGAAACATCCCTATTGATATCCTGATAACTAGAAACATCCCTATTGATATCCTGATAACTAGAAACATCCCTATTTATATCCCAATAACTAGAAACATCCTGATAACTAGAAACATCCCTATTTATATCCTGATAACTAGAAACATCCCTATTTATATCCCAATAACTAGAAACATCCTGATAACTAGAAACATCCCTATTTATATCCTGATAACTAGAAACATCCCTATTTATATCCTGATAACTAGAAACATCCCTATTTATATCCTGATAACTAGAAACATCCCTATTTATATCCCGAACTAGAAACATCCCTATTTATATCCCGATAACTAGAAACATCCCTATTGATATCCTGATAACTAGAAACATCCCTATTGATATCCTGATAACTAGAAACATCCCTATTGATATCCTGATAACTAGAAACATCCCTATTGATATCCTGATAACTAGAAACATCCCTATTGATATCCTGATAACTATAAACATCCCTATTTATATCCTGATAACTATAAACATCCCTATTTATATCCCAATAACTAGAAACATCCTGATAACTAGAAACATCCCTATTTATATCCTGAACTAGAAACATCCCTATTTATATCCTGATAACTAGAAACATCCCTATTTATATCCTGATAACTAGAAACATCACTATTTTATGTCCTCATAAATAGAAACATCCCTATTTATATCCTGATAACTAGAAACATCCCTATTTATGTCCTGATGCTAATTTGCATTCATTAGGCACTGTAATGTAACAGTGAACAATGAAAGAAAGGTGTTTGTGAAATGTTTTTGTGAAGGTCGGTATAAAAGTTCTGGTAATCCATTACCCCTAAACATGCTAGTTTTATTTGGTAAGTAGATCCAATTATTTGTGTATTGTATATTGCACCGAAACAGAAAATACTTATTCAGTCAGTAGACAAGCACCGGACATGATTACTATTTCTGACCGTCTAGACTTTAGTCAGTTACCTGGCTCACATGAAGTACTACTCCATGTGATAAAAGTAGTATGAGTCTAACAAACTGTTCTTAAAGGAGGAACAGAAAAGGTTGAGAACCACTACTTTAGGCTACCTGAATACATACTACTACTTTAGGCTACCTGAATACATACCACTATTTTAGGCTACCTGAATACATACCACTATTTTAGGCTACCTGAATACATACCACTAATTTAGGCCACCTGAATACATACCACTATTTTAGGCTACCTGAATACATACCACTATTTTAGGCTACCTGAATACATACCACTATTTTAGGCTACCTGAATACATACCACTATTTTAGGCTACCTGAATACATACCACTATTTTAGGCTACCTGAATACATACCACTACTTTAGGCTACCTGAATACATACCACTACTTTAGGCTACCTGAATACATACCACTATTTTAGGCTACCTGAATACATACCACTATTTTAGGCTACCTGAATACATACCACTATTTTAGGCTACCTGAATACATACCACTATTTTAGGCTACCTGAATACATACCACTATTTTAGGCTACCTGAATACATTCCATCTAGAAGTTTCAATTCACCTGTATTCTATTTCCATCTACCTACATTTCTGTTTCTACCTTCCTCTGCAGCTCCCTATCCTGATCCTCCTGTACCAACCATGTCAAACTGCACCTCCACAACCCCCTGTGGGGACAACTGCTGCCCACACTTCAGCAGGGGTCAAATCCTGGGTCCGGTCACGTTTGTTCTCATCGTGCTTGGTGTGTGTGGAGGCCTAGCTTATTGGTGGCGTCGCCAGACCAGGCAGGACCAGCTCACCTCCCAAGTTTCGCCCAAGCTAACACAGATCAACAAACCTCAATCGAAATCCTCTAGAGTCTCTGAGAACAGTGAACCATGTCCTGTGATGGAAAGAccaccactcccattccccacggATGACGTGTCAATGTCTATGGCGGCTGGCTACCCAATGGGAAGCCACAGTGATAGAGCTGGGTGCTATGAGAGTGACTATGAAAATGTGCGACTGGCAAGACCAGAGGAGCCAAAGGCAGATGCTGGCAACTGTTCAGCAAGCGTGGGTAGTGAGGGGGACTGTATGATGTGTGATGCTCCAGAAGAAGAGGGTAGTGAGGGGGACTACATGATGTATAATGCCCCAGAACAAGAGGGTAGTGAGGGGGACTACATGATGTATAATGCCCCAGAACAAGAGGGTAGTGAGGGGAACTGTATTATGAGTGATGCTccagaagaagagaaggaggacgGCATTTATGCCAACTACTAAAGGGACATCAAAAATAGTGATGCATCTGCTGCAGCTGGACCTAGTGGCTTAGCTGTGCATAGATCCTAATAATTATCTGCAGGATAAATTCTGACCACAACCACAGTCTTCAATAGAACGCTTTTCTCGGGGCGATTTTTCTTGTTTGTGGCTTCAAATTGACTTGAGACATTTGAAaagcaataataataatgtcaCACTAGAGAACTGATAAAAAAATGACTTGAAGCATGCAATCCTTTAGTCTGGCTGCATATCCAACAAAGTAAATGTGCATCAACGTTATAGTAAACACTGTAAACAagcatatgtacagtgccttgcgaaagtattcggccccttgaactttgcgaccttttgccacatttcaggcttcaaacataaagatataaaactgtattttgttgtgaagaatcaacaacaagtgggacacaatcatgaagtggaacgacatttattggatgtttcaaactttttgaacaaatcaaaaactgaaaaattgggcgtgcaaaattattcagcccctttactttcagtgcagcaaactctctccagaagttcagtgaggatctctgaatgattcatgttgacctaaatgactaatgatgataaatacaatccacctgtgtgtaatcaagtctccgtataaatgcacctgcactgtgatagtctcagaggtccgttaaaagcgcagagagcatcatgaagaacaaggaacacaccaggcaggtccgagatactgttgtgaagaagtttaaagccggatttggatacaaaaagatttcccaagctttaaacatcccaaggagcactgtgcaagcgataatattgaaatggaaggagtatcagaccactgcaagtctaccaagacctggccgtccctctaaactttcagctcatacaaggagaagactgatcagagatgcagccaagaggcccatgatcactctggatgaactgcagagatctacagctgaggtgggagactctgtccataggacaacaatcagtcgtatattgcacaaatctggcctttatggaagagtggcaagaagaaagccatttcttaaagatatccataaaaagtgtcgtttaaagtttgccacaagccaacctgggagacacaccaaacatgtggaagaaggtgctctggtcagatgaaaccaaaattgaactttttggcaacaatgcaaaacgttatgtatggcgtaaaagcaacacagctcatcaccctgaacacagcatccccactgtcaaacatggtggtggcagcatcatggtttgggcctgcttttcttcatcagggacagggaagatggttaaaattgatgggaagatggatggagccaaatacaggaccattctggaagaaaacctgatggagtctgcaaaagacctgagactgggacggagatttgtcttccaacaagacaatgatccaaaacataaagcaaaatctacaatggaatggttcaaaaataaacatatccaggtgttagaatggccaagtcaaagtccagacctgaatccaatcgagaatctgtggaaagaactgaaaactgctgttcacaaatgctctccatccaacctcactgagctcgagctgttttgcaaggaggaatggaaaaaaaattcagtctctcgatgtgtaAACCTGATAAAGACCCCAAGCGACTtatagctgtaatcgcagcaaaaggtggcgctacaaagtattaacttaagggggctgaacaattttgcacgcccaatttttcagtttttgatttgttaaaaaaagtttgaaatttccaataaatgtcgttccacttcatgattgtgtcccacttgattcttcacaaaaaaataccgttttatatttttatgtttgaagcctgaaatgtggcaaaaggacGCAAAGTTCatgggggccgaatactttcgtaaGGCACTGTATTTTATTCCCTTCTATTTTACATTCTGCTAACCGCCTTTTTATTCTGTGACTAAGATTTAATAAGGTACTATTGAAGCTTTAGAGGGGCAGCAATAGCCAGCATGGTATTTTGTAATTCAACTTGCacattgtacaaaacattatgtgGGGCCAATGAAATGACATGAAACATTTGTTAAGTTTTCTTGCACACCATTGCTTACCATGCAATGAGCATATTGCCATTTGCTCTAAGGAAAAGTATTTATGTAACTGAATTAAATGTATATGACTGTAACCTATTGAGACACCGAAGGATAGGGCTTGTGGACAGTGATGACAACATAGGCCCACACCTGGTCTAACCCCGCCCCCTTGGAGCAGGTGTGTGGCCAATGAGGGAAGGGGAAGCGACAAACCACCACCATGGCATCCTCAGAAAGCTCCTTCAGCTTCTCCTCTAGAACTTCCATCTGTCAGACAGAAATGGCACAGATATGAAGGGAATTAGATACTGTGCCTACGTGTGTTGAGAGGTAATACCGGCCCAAAAGTAAGACTTTACTTCAGTGAACAGGGTTGAACAGGTTTGAGTCTTGTGGTCCACcaggctttaaaaaaaagttaaactTACCACTGCGGGGGCCAAAAATACAGTCACGCTGTTGCATCGTGATAGATCCGTCTGCAAAAGACAAGAAAAGAACATAGCATAGAAGCAAATGAAGCAGCGCTTCTCGAACAACAGCAGTGGAACTTTTTATGTACATCTCTGACGATATTGGTCATGATTACTGGTAGAGCATCTCTTAATAATCTCCTATATTGTGTGTCATTATTGTGACTGTAAAAGAGGTTATGGTAAAATGAAAATGTTTTGCATACTGTTCCAGTGACTTACTGCACATACtggaaattaaaataaataagaaGCGTGTTCTCAGTCTGTAACGGTTGTCTTCGGttaaaggagaggaggaccaaagcgcagcttggtaagtgttcatgatcatatttatttaaactcagaacactaaacaaaataacaaagagaatgaaacaaaaccgaaacagttctgtaaggtgacgAAAAACacgaaacagaaaataatcacccacaaaacacaggtgggaaaaggctacctaagtatgattctcaatcagagacaacgaacgacaccaggccaaacacataaacacaacatagaaaaaagaacatagactacccaccccaactcacgccctgaccatactgaaacaaagacataacaaaggaactaaggtcagaacgtgacacagtcAACACAGATATTTCTGTCATTTATATCAGTTTTTATTGGACAGGTAGCCTACATGGTCCCTGACCAATAAACTTAATCAAATACATCAATAAAACATGGAATTCATACTGTACCTTCCAGAAATCCTTGCTGACAAAATTGGCCTTAGTATATGTTATTCCCCTCCACCAGGCTCTACCTCGTGGGTAGGTCTGCAGCATTGAGTTGATCTCAAACCCAGTGCATTGGAACCCAACTGCCGGTTGTTGGGCAGACTTGTCTCATTCATTGCAGTGAGTATAAAATGACATTCACATCACAACTAGTCATGTGGTGACAGATAATAGTTATATTGTTCTTTCATGTCAATGCTCAAAATACTATTGGGCATAACTGAGTGAATGTCCCTGTCCTTTGGCCTAAGTGAATGAATAGACCTTTGTTTCATTCATATTTCCCATCTTGAAGACAACAGGTATGGATACAGGTTTTAGTGTGAGAGATCCCCCTTGTACAGTATGTTTGTAGTTGTATGAGCTAGTCAATATCTGTCTGAGCATCTGGTTAAAAATATCACTGGACTAAGGCCTGGTTGGTCCATCAGTTAGTGTCGCCGTCTACAGCATACAGCATGAATCCAACCCACTGCCTTTGTGAGGGCCCTCTCTGTCCAGCTTCCATaccatctctcctctgtccaataaaacacacaaaatacaaaaagatgtatttaaaaaaagtatAATATGACTAACAATACCTTGAGCTTAAAGGGCACTTTCAGGCCTGGCATCACAAACACGACCCACAGCCCCAGTCAAGATGGCCGACATCCACAAGGTAACAGAGCTGTTGTTTTTGGTAGCTGTAGAGAAGTCTTGTGTTGTCCTCCATGGTAACATCCCACTGCTGTGACCATGCAGAGAGGTCATATGAGAGTTTTACCTGGTTAGGTACAATGAACCTAGGTATTATTTCAGCAGTGTTGGGGAAGCGACTCTGAAATCATAGTTTACCAAACTACCAGTTACTGCACATTGGAATAAGCtacactaaatatatatattttttacttaactAAAGTATTTCACCACATCCAAGATACTTTGTGAAACATTATCATATCTAAATCTGACTTTGGGGTcagatgttaacagaatgtgtaatttaGCCTATTAACCCCCCCCAAACAATTCAAGTGAGAATTAAGAAGGTCTGATACTCTGATGCCAACAACAAAAAGTTGTGTAGGTTCAGTAGTTAGCTTCACCGCAAAAAAAAAGTAATTAACTGAAGACCAAGATTTGAATTTAGTTCAAcgaccaccaagctactgcaaaaaTGTAGTTTCattactagttgaactacatgCAGTTCACTACTCCCAAACGCTGTATTTCAGCACTAACTAAAGTTTAGAATTGAGACCATAAACCCAAACTATATCGCTCTTATATTCTCACTATAATTATATGACTATCTGCCGTCATTTCTACATACAGGATTCATactacacagaacaaaaatataaacgcaacatgtaaagcgttggtcccatgtttcatgatctgATATAAAAGAACCCAGAAacgttccatatgcacaaaaatcgAATTTGTTTACACctctgtttgtgagcatttctcctatgATATCGACAGGCATTAGCTACGGACAACGAAAACAATTAATTGCATttcatcaatggcaatttgaatgcacagagataacgtaacgagatcctgaggcccattgttgtgccattcatccaccgccatcacctcatgtttcggCATGATAATGCACATCCCCAtgatgtcgcaaggatctgtacatcattcc
The sequence above is drawn from the Oncorhynchus gorbuscha isolate QuinsamMale2020 ecotype Even-year linkage group LG11, OgorEven_v1.0, whole genome shotgun sequence genome and encodes:
- the LOC123989476 gene encoding adenine nucleotide translocase lysine N-methyltransferase-like, which produces MPGLKVPFKLKTDLSRCNSVTVFLAPAVMEVLEEKLKELSEDAMVVVCRFPFPHWPHTCSKGAGLDQVWAYVVITVHKPYPSVSQ